ACAAGAAAATAAAATTCTTTCAAAGTCCCCCAGAATTGGGGGATTTAGGGGGCTGAGATAAATCGAAACGTAGACAGTTAGACTTGTGTGTACACGGTAGCTTAAAAAGGGGGGAGAATTAAATTCTTCCCCCTTTTTAAGGGGGATTGAGGGGGATCTCTTAGAGTTTTTGACCGCAGAAAGTAATTCTTAAATGGTTTCTAAAATAGGTCATGCTTTGCACGACCTATTCTTTCTGGGTTTATCTTGCTATATGATCGATTATGTCGGTCATATAGCAAGTATGGCGATCGCATCTCACCATTTCACAGCAAGCATGAAGTATCAAGCCCGAATATTTGTCACCTTACGTCCCTCAGTTCTCGATCCCGCAGGTACTGCTGTTCAGTCTGCACTTAAACAAATGGACTATCACGTTGATTCAGTCCGCATTGGTAAGTACGTCGAAATCATCCTAGATGCCACAGATGAGGCGGAAGCATCTCAAAAGCTAAATGAAACCTGCGATAAGCTTTTGGCAAACCCAGTGATTGAAAATTATCGCTTTGAGTTAACTGTGATTGAGGAGCCAAAAGTATGAAATTTGGCATCCTAGTTTTCCCTGGCTCCAATTGCGATCGCGATGTTGCTACAGTCACCAGTGGTATTTTGCAACAGCCGACAAGGTTAATCTGGCATACTGATACCGATATTAGTGATTGCGATGTGATCGTCGTTCCTGGGGGATTTAGTTATGGTGATTATTTGCGCTGTGGGGCGATCGCTAGATTTGCACCCGTAATGAGATCGCTACAAGAACATGCGGCTAAGGGCAAATATGTGCTCGGTATCTGTAACGGATTTCAGATCTTAACGGAATCTGGACTATTGCCAGGAGCTTTAGTACGCAATCGAGATTTGCATTTTATTTGCGATCGCGCGCCGTTAAGGGTTGAGCGCAATGATTTAGCCTTCTCTAAGAAATATCAAAAACAGCAAATTATTACTCTACCGATCGCTCATGGGGAAGGTTGTTATTTTGCGGATGCGGATGCTTTAAAAGAACTCGAAGATAATAATCAAGTCGTGTTCCGTTATTGCGATGCGATCGGAAATGTTAATGAAGAATCTAATCCAAATGGCTCGCTGGAAAATATTGCAGGGATTTGCAATAAGCAAGGCAATGTGCTTGGGATGATGCCTCATCCTGAACGTGCTGCGGAAGGAGTTTTGGGTGGAACTGATGGCAAAGGATTATTTGAAGGACTGATGGAAGTATTAGTTGAGGGCTTGTTAGTTAATGCCTAGTCTGTATCTAATTCGCCATGGCATTGCTGAGGAGCGCGGAAGTTATGAAGATGATACGCAGCGTCCTCTCTCCGATGAAGGAAGCAAAAAGACTAAGCAAGTTGCCAAACGTCTCTATGATTTGGGTTTGAGGTTTGATCTATTGCAAACTAGCCCTTTAGTTCGTGCTCAGCAAACATCGGATATTTTTGCCAATGTTTTTAGTGACTGTCCTGTACAGCAGTTATCAGAACTTGCTCCTGATGGCAGTTTTGAAGATTGGCTGAAACGGGTAGCTGCATGGCTCGCACAACATCCACAACCTGCTAAAGCGTCATTAGGGATTATTGGTCACGAGCCTGATCTGACCACTTGGGCAGAAATGCTGATTTGGGGAGAGTCTAAGGGTGTATTTGTTTTAAAAAAAGCTGGCATTATTGGTTTAGTTCTACCTGAAACGCAACCTTGGACGAGTAATGGGATTCTATTTCTATCCATTCCACCTAAGCTACTGATTTAATAGAGCTAGGAACGAGTGACAAGTCTAGAAAACAAGATGTTGGGCTTAGATTGTATAAGCTACAAGGGTAAAGCAGTTTGCAAAATCATTTCGGCTGGAACTGATAGCCAAACATTAAATTTGTTTGCATCGGGTGTAATCAAGACTGCTATGCCCAAATCCAAATCCATTCTGCACCCTGCGATCGCATCGTCGAGAGAGTTATAAGCTTTATCTACCACAAAAGTTTTGCCTAGATAAACGATCGCTTTTTCTGGGCCAGTAATTGTGTTGATAACGATCGAGCGAACTTGGTTTAGTGAATTGAGGATCATTGCTTTTTGCCATTTGAAAGAATTTTTCTATGAGATTAGTATCTCGTTCTATCAAGGCTGGGGTTGCGATCGCAAATCAATGCTCCTGTGATGTTGAGTGTGAGTAAATGCGATCAAGATCACAGGAGATCAAGGAAAAAGGAAAATATTGCTAGGGGTAGAGCATTTGTGACACTATCTCGTAACACTACCAAATCACCTGTAAATAGCTACATCGCCGTATTTTTTCATCTTTAGAGACTAATGGGGCTTTGTGAACTAGGCTGCTTGCTACGATTAAGCGATCGCTTGGATCGCCGTGAAATCCTCTAGGTAATCGAGTGGAACGTAACATGGGTATCGAGGATAATTACTGTTCCGCTTTCCATAGTAGATCGATTGGAGAAATGATATCGTTCTCAAATACGATACTGTCTTTGAGTGGATTGATATTTTCTGAGAGGCTATGATTTACAGTATGGGGAATGGGTTTACTGAATGCCAAGATGATGTGATGCAATATTTCTAGTTGGGTGTCGTCTATGGTATCAATGGCTGTTTTTAAAATTTCTCGACTAATCATGAGTTTAACCAAGATAAGAATTTGTTGTTGAAGTTTATTTTAGCAAAAAGCAATTTTATTCAAGGAAAAAGGAAAATATTTGTAGAGGTAGAGCATTTGCGCCAATATCTCGCAACTCTCCACTACAATCTTCATTCGCAAATGCTCTACCCTCTTTGCTTTCATCGATCATTTATCCATGCGGTTTGAGGATTGTCGATGAAACATAAGGGAAAAGAAAAATATTTGTTTACAGGTATTAAGGGCAGTGCATTCCCGCCACAGTTTATGAATTTTTAGATCCGTCTAAATCGGGAATGCACTGCCCTTAACCTTCAACTTTCACCCAAATTCTCAACCCGCCCAAAAACTTTAACATTCACTGACTATCTCCAAACCGCAGGGATAAATTGTTGGTGACAGCGAAGAGGGTAGAGCATTTGCGAATGAAGATTCGGGTGGAGAGTTGCGAGATAGTGGCGCAAATGCTCTACCCCTACATCTAATACCAAAACACAAAGTGGCACAGCCATTTTGTGTTTTTAAAGCCCTTACAGGGTTTGGTTTTTAATTCACAGAAGTGTTGTCACACTTTTGTGAATTGGTATAATTTATCAAAAAAATTTTTCCTTTTTCCTTTTTACCTTTTCCTTGATATGACAGGTAACGAAATGCTAGGATGCTGATTATGCTGTAGGAAATTGTCGGTTTACAAATCTTTATAGAGGTGTGAAAGCTTTATGGTTTACACTTCACAAGTCTCTGCGCGAGAGAAGAGACACAATTCTTTCCTATTTTATCATTAAAATTATAAACCTCCAATCTTACCGAAATTCGTGGGAGGCTTGCTGGGAGAGCATTTTGGGCATTTTTAGTGTCATTCATAAATTCAGTATACGTCCTCCAGCCCCCAGCACCAAATAAAAAACTATAATGTGGATGATACCAGCCAACTTTTGCCGCAAATTTTTTCCACACCTTCAAGTCATATTTACCAATCTCGCCGCCGCACTCCAGCCAGAGTTTTTTCTGAATGCTAAAACCAAATTTGCTACTGCTGTAATGCACCCATAACTGATCAATCGTTCGCAAGTCTTCGCAAGGAAAAGCCGCAATATGCTCAGTATCTAGCCAACCCTCTTTTTCGCGATTAGCAACCTGACACATCAATTTCGCCGTCAGTTCATCCGCTTTGCGCCATTCCTTTGCCTTCAGCAATTTCTCCAACTCGCGATAATCAATCTCCTTTGCGCTCACCAATTCCACAGGATTTTTCTTGATCTCTGGCACTGGTGACACTGGCGGAGTTTTTCTGCCAATAACTTCTCTTTGAAACTCTTTAGGAACCGCTGGGGGTGAAACTTGCGGTGATGAAGGAGTTTTACTACCACTAGAACTAACTGCTTCCCTTGGTTGAAGACTTGGAGCAGATTGCTTATTTGCCAAACGTTGAAAAGCTTTAATAGCCTTAATATCCGTCCCACCTGCCGCAACATTTACCCTTAGCCATAACTGAAAAGCTAAATCATAATCTCCTTCATTTTCAGCCTCAAGTGCATTTTCTCTAAGCAAAGCAATATCCGAGAGATTCGCAAACATAGGCAATAGGATGTAATGCAACTTCGTTTCAGGCTCAATCTTGACATAGGGCGACTGCACATAATTCTTGTACCTTTTTGTCAACTGCGGCACACGCGCCTTCAAATAATTAGCAAACCTCTCCACCGTCGCACAATTCCCCTCACCCTGAATCCGCAACGCCTCCAACAACACATTTGTAAACGCCCCTTGCCCAATCTCATCAATCTCATAGGAAACCTGTGACGGACTGCAAGAAAAGAACGTAATCACACCCTGTTGCTTCTCCTCACCGATGCCCATCCCCGCATTCTTCGCGCCATCACTGCGACAAGCATCGATCAACATCACCACATTATCCGCACCACTCCGCCGCAAGCGTTCCGTCACATAACCAATTGGAATCGCCAGATCGGGAATAGAACGCGGATTACCATCACTAGGCAACAGATAATCGCGCCCCTCACAAGGCATCCCATGACCACTAAAGTAAAACCATAGCGTATCCCCTGCCGATAGAAATGGATTGGCAAAGCGATCGCCTAAAAAAGACTTGAGCGTGCCATAGGTCGGCTGCGTCTTGCGTCCCTGAGCATTGCGCGGCGAATCATCGGTGAAAAAGTACAGATCGTCATTACTAACACCCAAATCCTGCATGAAAAAATCACGCATCCTCTCAGCATCGCTTTTGGCATACTTCAGAGGCGAAATCTCATCATAATCATTGATTCCGACAATTACCGCGCAATTTCTCGCCATAGCTTTAAACTGTCTCCGAAGCCTTAGAAACCTTGGGCAACTCAGCTCGTTTAAATTTTAACTCGATCGCACCCTTACCAGATGTCTCGATACCAGTACCCAATAGCTTAATCTCACCCTTACCCGAAATCTCTACCGCCAACTTAATCTCATCCAGTTGCAGTCCCGCTAGCGGATCGATTTGTTTTTGCGCATCAGCAAAGACTCGACCGATAATCCTTACAAACTCGGACATTTGCGTCGCTAGTGTCACTGCCTTAACACGACTTTCTTTAAGTTCTTCACCCGAAACTGTTGCTGTAGAAGAACCATAAGGATTATTACCTTTCCCGACAGCTTTCTGACCTGTTTCAGTAGATTGCGAGCGATCTTTGGGTTCACTCGTCACGATCCACAATTCCTCATCACCCCAATTTGATTCCTGCATTTTTGCCTCTAGACTGCATATTTCTAGCAATTATGCATTATTTTCTCACATTTGATAAGGAATCCAATAGGCGATCGGATTTAAAAACAACAGCCCATACAAATCTGGATTTTTAAGGTAAGGGGAAATCCCACCGTGGTTGCTTTGCCACTCTAGCAGCAGGATTGACATCTTCCCTTTGCGTAACATGAGTTAGTCAATTGCGCTCCATATGCTGAAAACCCTAAAATTAGTTTCATAATGAAAGTGGCTGGGTAAAGCAACTTTATGCACTCAAAATACTTCTAACATTATGTGAGTTGGATTTTGCAGCATTTGCTCCACTCAAACTAAATGATCGATCGCGACTGAGGATGGTTTTGTGAAACAAGGATTAATTAAATTTTTGGCAGCTAGCCTAATATTGTGCGGTGGCGTAAGCGCGATCGCAACTTTTCCCTTAGTCGCGCCGCCCCCTGCTAATGCCCAAGATGAAGATACAAATATTCGTGTCTATAAACAAGCTAGCCCCGCAGTCGTATCGATCCAGTCTCGCA
The sequence above is a segment of the Pseudanabaena sp. BC1403 genome. Coding sequences within it:
- the purS gene encoding phosphoribosylformylglycinamidine synthase subunit PurS; the encoded protein is MKYQARIFVTLRPSVLDPAGTAVQSALKQMDYHVDSVRIGKYVEIILDATDEAEASQKLNETCDKLLANPVIENYRFELTVIEEPKV
- a CDS encoding GUN4 domain-containing protein, giving the protein MARNCAVIVGINDYDEISPLKYAKSDAERMRDFFMQDLGVSNDDLYFFTDDSPRNAQGRKTQPTYGTLKSFLGDRFANPFLSAGDTLWFYFSGHGMPCEGRDYLLPSDGNPRSIPDLAIPIGYVTERLRRSGADNVVMLIDACRSDGAKNAGMGIGEEKQQGVITFFSCSPSQVSYEIDEIGQGAFTNVLLEALRIQGEGNCATVERFANYLKARVPQLTKRYKNYVQSPYVKIEPETKLHYILLPMFANLSDIALLRENALEAENEGDYDLAFQLWLRVNVAAGGTDIKAIKAFQRLANKQSAPSLQPREAVSSSGSKTPSSPQVSPPAVPKEFQREVIGRKTPPVSPVPEIKKNPVELVSAKEIDYRELEKLLKAKEWRKADELTAKLMCQVANREKEGWLDTEHIAAFPCEDLRTIDQLWVHYSSSKFGFSIQKKLWLECGGEIGKYDLKVWKKFAAKVGWYHPHYSFLFGAGGWRTYTEFMNDTKNAQNALPASLPRISVRLEVYNFNDKIGKNCVSSLAQRLVKCKP
- the sixA gene encoding phosphohistidine phosphatase SixA, with translation MPSLYLIRHGIAEERGSYEDDTQRPLSDEGSKKTKQVAKRLYDLGLRFDLLQTSPLVRAQQTSDIFANVFSDCPVQQLSELAPDGSFEDWLKRVAAWLAQHPQPAKASLGIIGHEPDLTTWAEMLIWGESKGVFVLKKAGIIGLVLPETQPWTSNGILFLSIPPKLLI
- the purQ gene encoding phosphoribosylformylglycinamidine synthase subunit PurQ, whose product is MKFGILVFPGSNCDRDVATVTSGILQQPTRLIWHTDTDISDCDVIVVPGGFSYGDYLRCGAIARFAPVMRSLQEHAAKGKYVLGICNGFQILTESGLLPGALVRNRDLHFICDRAPLRVERNDLAFSKKYQKQQIITLPIAHGEGCYFADADALKELEDNNQVVFRYCDAIGNVNEESNPNGSLENIAGICNKQGNVLGMMPHPERAAEGVLGGTDGKGLFEGLMEVLVEGLLVNA